In one Brienomyrus brachyistius isolate T26 chromosome 5, BBRACH_0.4, whole genome shotgun sequence genomic region, the following are encoded:
- the aatkb gene encoding serine/threonine-protein kinase LMTK1 isoform X4: protein MGSDVLGTAVVARGNARQYHQEFENAEGEEYQADLSTLASPASQTSPEVYILPLTEVSLPVSKQPGRSVQLLKSTDLGRHSLLYLKEIGHGWFGKVLLGEVNSGLSAMQVVVKELKTSASVQDQMQFLEEAQPYRTLQHPALLQCLAQCTEVTPYLLVMEFCPLGDLKGYLLSCRAADSMTPDPLMLQRMACEITSGLLHLHKHNFIHSDLALRNCMLTAEATVKIGDYGLSHNKYKEDYFVTSDQLWVPLRWIAPELVDEVHGNLLVVDQTKPGNIWSLGVTVWELFELGNQPYRQYSDRQVLTYAVKEQQLKLPKPLLKVPLSDRWYEVMQFCWLQPDQRPTAEEVHLLLSYLCAKGASEAEEDFEKRWNSMRPNNSHCAGLAGGLPPSCSSSSFPLLERFSMGDSYQPEPGDDVLTVTETRHGLNFEYKWEQARHELPYRSSSTSGPLGQGNPHYQDIYYPSVGSCGADGLTLGVSPSYYDSKQLHTPGVVPVLSAHSPSMSSEYYIRIEEPVDCHIDRNYTVCPYSPGFEGSADGGFVVGSGEAVGCINCPSEAQPSSFWSTDIHKASAYDSDNSPAISLTMEPLLGQVCSPMQPWESGHYVSYKDRDGGYYYDPSPSMEMDHYLMEDNVEPQEESWGSRSLRQALGELENPLGISPSLSDPRQGYGDPCMAGECYYDMMGSLRKTMPRPHSVSIGPEGPLFRDRRDSDLEEDDLFVEREARSWVSNHSANNNSLNFSRRPVRCSQDTYVDYHYTMPSTDVEDLWPQMDIKEKSMFQSNNSLCYPETMRNNAGCLTLSKHHSLINPRECNICVYPCHKGREDPISPVRYCQTVDSPQSVDPLSGTLVRNYGISNYIRDKKSEPPHADKAKSLSNLPTSLTGECVLSQSQMSDMNRTPILLEHSEHQTGLGGEILGKKGVEQEVSSLTGVKFKIQTVHIAAEKATSPDPVSDSSRLADSGVERGCSSISLVDIDDCSDEDITDVTSGIFVDFIMDCADSGNAPAGLKNPQDPAETPDSVDSIDLPSTAESCDALSPASFDTSSPPKAHDSGYDTENNESPEFVMKEPLEPRDPEGFSQSLGKTSLCGNLAPGVTEAKVVSQAEMDDSAIPLVSMTNRTELDLTSLCEKNTYRDSAYFSDYDTENERFSQDKEDNLMDKLDSDDLVQKEDGNKSPKKPMEKESLKPLHLEKDEGDWKNNEEDHSEIDVDVKKLSPQREFSETKVCGSSSEPMFSMLSPSPPEMGGCLTKESSQDEGLGLDSENPGEEASSESSSSTVSEGTSVQQQPSTSGDGGKESGGAEDSLAEPLISDSASTDSNTEIPAEFSDDKTEPVECGHLQEEEKGQDSICSRPISEDQEAQAADTESDGLMDIAKCPSSPPPPLPPIESRISPGDGEEADSEDSEESDEELRCYNVQEQSEESEEESSTVPVVVMDCSDACHLRSLLKMPTLLTEAFSDEFDRKKKAVSFFDDVTVFLFDQESPTRELAEHGFPPGAESCGQGSEATEPRPQEKINASSDDSSDGNISEESAGFEWEDDFPLLPNASSVVAARSTPEKPSAPRQSAVPPEPKPAVQFSRFTVSPSLVSRFSITHVSDSDIESAGGLSPFHTNVTLRIDNETSQSCYQNLPA from the exons ATGGGATCGGATGTTCTGGGTACTGCAGTGGTGGCCAGAGGAAATGCCAGGCAGTATCATCAG GAGTTTGAAAATGCAGAGGGTGAGGAGTACCAAGCCGACCTCTCCACCCTGGCCTCCCCGGCCTCGCAGACCAGCCCGGAGGTCTACATCCTGCCCCTGACAGAGGTCTCGCTTCCTGTCTCCAAGCAACCAGGCAGATCAG TCCAGCTGCTCAAGTCCACTGATCTGGGTCGTCACAGCCTGCTCTACTTGAAGGAAATCGGACATGGCTGGTTTGGAAAG GTTCTGCTGGGGGAGGTGAATTCGGGGCTTAGCGCCATGCAAGTGGTGGTGAAGGAACTAAAGACGAGCGCCAGTGTGCAGGACCAGATGCAGTTCCTTGAGGAGGCCCAGCCTTAtcg CACCCTGCAGCACCCAGCTCTCCTGCAGTGTTTGGCACAGTGCACCGAGGTCACACCCTACCTGCTGGTGATGGAGTTCTGCCCACTG GGTGACCTGAAAGGCTACCTCCTCAGTTGCCGGGCTGCTGACTCCATGACCCCTGACCCCTTGATGCTCCAGCGGATGGCATGTGAGATTACGTCTGGACTTCTGCATCTCCACAAACACAATTTCATCCATAG TGACCTTGCCCTGAGGAACTGTATGCTAACTGCCGAAGCCACCGTGAAGATCGGAGATTATGGGCTCTCACATAACAAATACAAG GAAGACTACTTCGTAACGTCGGACCAGCTGTGGGTGCCTCTGCGCTGGATCGCTCCCGAGCTTGTCGACGAGGTCCACGGCAACCTGCTGGTTGTAGATCAGACCAAGCCTGGCAACATATG GTCCCTGGGGGTGACGGTCTGGGAGCTGTTCGAGCTGGGGAACCAGCCATACCGGCAGTACTCGGACAGGCAGGTGCTCACCTATGCTGTGAAGGAGCAGCAGCTAAAGCTGCCCAAGCCGCTGCTGAAGGTGCCCCTTTCTGATCGCTG GTATGAGGTGATGCAGTTCTGCTGGTTGCAGCCAGATCAGAGGCCTACAGCAGAAGAGGTACACCTGCTGCTCAGCTACCTGTGCGCCAAAGGCGCGAGTGAAGCCGAGGAAGACTTCGAGAAGCGCTGGAACTCCATGCGGCCCAACAATAGTCATTGTGCCGGCCTCGCTGGGGGCCTgcccccatcctgctcctcatcCTCCTTCCCACTGCTTGAACGATTCTCAATGGGCGACAGCTACCAGCCTGAGCCTGGTGATGATGTCCTGACAGTCACCGAGACCCGTCACGGACTCAACTTTGAGTACAAGTGGGAGCAGGCTCGGCATGAGCTGCCCTACCGCTCATCCTCCACCAGCGGGCCCCTAGGTCAGGGTAATCCTCACTACCAGGACATCTACTATCCCTCTGTTGGCAGCTGTGGGGCAGATGGGCTCACACTTGGGGTCTCACCATCCTACTACGACTCGAAGCAGCTACACACTCCTGGAGTGGTTCCTGTGCTGAGTGCACACAGCCCATCAATGAGCAGCGAGTATTACATTCGCATTGAGGAGCCTGTGGACTGCCACATTGACAGAAACTATACAGTATGCCCCTATAGCCCTGGATTTGAAGGCAGTGCTGATGGGGGCTTTGTGGTTGGGAGTGGTGAGGCAGTAGGCTGCATAAATTGtccctcagaggctcagcccagCTCCTTTTGGTCAACGGACATTCACAAAGCAAGCGCCTATGACTCAGACAATAGTCCAGCGATCTCCCTGACCATGGAACCCCTTTTAGGCCAGGTGTGCAGCCCCATGCAACCCTGGGAGTCAGGACACTATGTGTCCTACAAGGATAGGGATGGTGGATACTACTATGACCCTTCTCCCTCCATGGAGATGGACCACTATTTGATGGAGGACAACGTGGAGCCCCAGGAGGAGAGCTGGGGATCCCGAAGCCTACGTCAGGCATTGGGTGAGCTGGAGAATCCACTCGGTATCTCACCTTCTCTGAGTGATCCTAGGCAGGGGTATGGTGACCCCTGCATGGCAGGTGAGTGCTACTATGACATGATGGGTTCCCTGAGGAAGACCATGCCCCGGCCCCACTCTGTCAGCATTGGTCCAGAGGGCCCCCTTTTCAGGGACAGACGGGATAGTGACCTGGAAGAAGACGACCTGTTTGTAGAGAGGGAGGCCAGAAGCTGGGTCTCAAACCACTCCGCTAACAACAACAGCTTGAACTTCTCCCGGAGGCCAGTGAGGTGCAGCCAGGACACCTACGTGGATTACCATTATACCATGCCTTCTACCGATGTGGAGGATTTGTGGCCGCAGATGGACATCAAAGAGAAGTCAATGTTCCAATCCAATAATTCTCTCTGCTACCCAGAGACTATGAGAAATAATGCGGGTTGCCTTACCCTCAGCAAACACCACTCACTTATCAATCCCAGGGAGTGTAATATTTGTGTATACCCATGCCACAAAGGCAGGGAGGATCCAATATCACCAGTCAGGTACTGCCAGACTGTGGATAGTCCACAGTCCGTCGATCCCCTGTCTGGTACACTTGTCAGAAACTATGGCATCAGTAACTACATCAGAGATAAGAAAAGTGAACCACCCCATGCAGACAAAGCGAAAAGTCTGTCTAACTTACCTACATCCCTTACTGGAGAATGTGTTTTATCACAATCCCAGATGTCAGATATGAACAGAACCCCTATTCTTCTGGAGCACTCAGAGCACCAAACCGGTCTTGGTGGAGAAATTTTGGGGAAAAAGGGTGTGGAGCAAGAAGTGTCATCTCTGACAGGTGTTAAATTCAAGATTCAGACCGTCCATATTGCGGCAGAGAAGGCCACCTCGCCAGACCCAGTGTCAGACAGCAGTCGGCTTGCGGACAGCGGTGTTGAGAGGGGATGCTCCAGCATCAGCCTTGTGGACATCGATGACTGCAGTGATGAAGATATCACAGACGTTACCTCGGGAATTTTTGTAGACTTTATAATGGATTGCGCAGATTCGGGAAATGCTCCAGCCGGCTTAAAAAATCCCCAGGACCCGGCGGAAACCCCAGATTCTGTTGATTCCATTGATTTACCGTCTACTGCTGAGTCATGCGATGCCTTAAGCCCTGCTTCTTTTGATACCTCCAGCCCACCTAAAGCCCATGACAGTGGCTATGACACTGAGAACAATGAATCCCCAGAGTTTGTTATGAAGGAACCTCTTGAGCCACGGGACCCTGAAGGGTTTTCCCAGTCTCTAGGGAAGACATCTTTGTGTGGAAACCTAGCCCCAGGAGTCACTGAAGCCAAAGTGGTCTCACAGGCTGAAATGGATGACAGTGCAATTCCACTTGTTTCAATGACCAACAGGACAGAGCTTGACCTTACAAGCCTATGTGAGAAAAACACATATAGGGATTCTGCCTATTTCTCTGACTATGATACAGAAAATGAGCGATTTTCCCAGGATAAGGAAGACAACCTTATGGACAAACTGGATTCCGATGACTTGGTACAAAAGGAAGATGGTAACAAGTCCCCCAAAAAACCTATGGAGAAAGAGAGCTTGAAACCTTTGCATTTAGAAAAAGATGAAGGAGACTGGAAGAATAATGAAGAGGATCACAGTGAAATTGATGTGGATGTTAAGAAGCTTTCCCCCCAACGAGAGTTCTCAGAGACCAAAGTATGTGGCTCCTCCTCAGAACCCATGTTCTCCATGCTCTCCCCATCTCCACCTGAAATGGGGGGTTGCCTGACAAAGGAATCTTCCCAAGATGAAGGCTTAGGGTTGGATTCTGAAAACCCTGGGGAGGAAGCATCCTCTGagtcctcttcctccacagtttCTGAAGGGACATCTGTCCAGCAACAGCCCTCAACTTCAGGAGATGGAGGTAAAGAATCTGGGGGTGCTGAGGACTCCCTGGCAGAACCCCTCATCTCTGACTCTGCCAGCACAGACAGCAATACGGAGATACCCGCAGAGTTCAGCGATGACAAGACAGAGCCAGTAGAGTGTGGGCATCTCCAGGAGGAGGAAAAGGGGCAAGATAGCATCTGTTCCAGACCCATAAGTGAAGATCAGGAAGCCCAGGCTGCAGACACAGAGTCAGACGGTCTAATGGATATTGCTAAATGTCCCTCATCTCCTCCTCCACCCCTGCCTCCAATTGAGAGCAGGATTTCACCAGGTGATGGGGAGGAAGCTGATTCAGAAGACAGCGAGGAATCAGATGAGGAGCTGCGCTGCTACAATGTCCAGGAgcagagtgaggagagtgaggagGAGTCCTCAACTGTGCCTGTTGTGGTGATGGACTGCAGTGATGCTTGCCACCTCCGCAGCCTCCTCAAGATGCCCACCCTGCTGACAGAGGCCTTCAGTGACGAATTTGACCGCAAGAAGAAGGCTGTTTCCTTCTTTGATGATGTCACAGTGTTCCTTTTCGATCAG GAGAGCCCGACCCGGGAGCTGGCAGAGCATGGCTTCCCCCCCGGAGCGGAGTCCTGCGGGCAGGGCTCAGAAGCCACGGAGCCACGCCCCCAGGAAAAGATCAATGCCAGCTCTGATGACTCCTCAGATGGGAACATCTCAGAAGAGA GTGCAGGTTTTGAGTGGGAAGATGACTTCCCTTTGCTGCCCAATGCCTCTTCTGTGGTGGCTGCAAGAAGCACCCCAGAGAAGCCATCAGCCCCCAGGCAGTCTGCTGTTCCTCCGGAGCCCAAGCCAGCAGTGCAGTTCTCTCGCTTCACTGTCTCCCCTTCCTTGGTCTCCCGCTTCTCCATCACGCACGTATCCGACTCCGACATCGAATCTGCAGGAGGTCTGTCTCCTTTTCACACAAATGTCACTCTTCGCATTGACAATGAGACAAGCCAGTCATGCTACCAAAATTTACCTGCATAA
- the aatkb gene encoding serine/threonine-protein kinase LMTK1 isoform X3, whose product MSAMLFAMVVSSSFFSPAFAFSSQLDSDGAPPGELSWSSSLAVVAVSFSGLFTFVFLMLACLCCKKEDIGFKEFENAEGEEYQADLSTLASPASQTSPEVYILPLTEVSLPVSKQPGRSVQLLKSTDLGRHSLLYLKEIGHGWFGKVLLGEVNSGLSAMQVVVKELKTSASVQDQMQFLEEAQPYRTLQHPALLQCLAQCTEVTPYLLVMEFCPLGDLKGYLLSCRAADSMTPDPLMLQRMACEITSGLLHLHKHNFIHSDLALRNCMLTAEATVKIGDYGLSHNKYKEDYFVTSDQLWVPLRWIAPELVDEVHGNLLVVDQTKPGNIWSLGVTVWELFELGNQPYRQYSDRQVLTYAVKEQQLKLPKPLLKVPLSDRWYEVMQFCWLQPDQRPTAEEVHLLLSYLCAKGASEAEEDFEKRWNSMRPNNSHCAGLAGGLPPSCSSSSFPLLERFSMGDSYQPEPGDDVLTVTETRHGLNFEYKWEQARHELPYRSSSTSGPLGQGNPHYQDIYYPSVGSCGADGLTLGVSPSYYDSKQLHTPGVVPVLSAHSPSMSSEYYIRIEEPVDCHIDRNYTVCPYSPGFEGSADGGFVVGSGEAVGCINCPSEAQPSSFWSTDIHKASAYDSDNSPAISLTMEPLLGQVCSPMQPWESGHYVSYKDRDGGYYYDPSPSMEMDHYLMEDNVEPQEESWGSRSLRQALGELENPLGISPSLSDPRQGYGDPCMAGECYYDMMGSLRKTMPRPHSVSIGPEGPLFRDRRDSDLEEDDLFVEREARSWVSNHSANNNSLNFSRRPVRCSQDTYVDYHYTMPSTDVEDLWPQMDIKEKSMFQSNNSLCYPETMRNNAGCLTLSKHHSLINPRECNICVYPCHKGREDPISPVRYCQTVDSPQSVDPLSGTLVRNYGISNYIRDKKSEPPHADKAKSLSNLPTSLTGECVLSQSQMSDMNRTPILLEHSEHQTGLGGEILGKKGVEQEVSSLTGVKFKIQTVHIAAEKATSPDPVSDSSRLADSGVERGCSSISLVDIDDCSDEDITDVTSGIFVDFIMDCADSGNAPAGLKNPQDPAETPDSVDSIDLPSTAESCDALSPASFDTSSPPKAHDSGYDTENNESPEFVMKEPLEPRDPEGFSQSLGKTSLCGNLAPGVTEAKVVSQAEMDDSAIPLVSMTNRTELDLTSLCEKNTYRDSAYFSDYDTENERFSQDKEDNLMDKLDSDDLVQKEDGNKSPKKPMEKESLKPLHLEKDEGDWKNNEEDHSEIDVDVKKLSPQREFSETKVCGSSSEPMFSMLSPSPPEMGGCLTKESSQDEGLGLDSENPGEEASSESSSSTVSEGTSVQQQPSTSGDGGKESGGAEDSLAEPLISDSASTDSNTEIPAEFSDDKTEPVECGHLQEEEKGQDSICSRPISEDQEAQAADTESDGLMDIAKCPSSPPPPLPPIESRISPGDGEEADSEDSEESDEELRCYNVQEQSEESEEESSTVPVVVMDCSDACHLRSLLKMPTLLTEAFSDEFDRKKKAVSFFDDVTVFLFDQESPTRELAEHGFPPGAESCGQGSEATEPRPQEKINASSDDSSDGNISEESAGFEWEDDFPLLPNASSVVAARSTPEKPSAPRQSAVPPEPKPAVQFSRFTVSPSLVSRFSITHVSDSDIESAGGLSPFHTNVTLRIDNETSQSCYQNLPA is encoded by the exons ATGGCGCCCCACCAGGCGAGCTCTCCTGGTCCTCCTCCCTGGCAGTGGTGGCAGTGTCCTTCTCCGGCCTCTTCACCTTTGTCTTTCTCATGCTGGCCTGCCTGTGCTGCAAGAAAGAGGACATTGGCTTCAAG GAGTTTGAAAATGCAGAGGGTGAGGAGTACCAAGCCGACCTCTCCACCCTGGCCTCCCCGGCCTCGCAGACCAGCCCGGAGGTCTACATCCTGCCCCTGACAGAGGTCTCGCTTCCTGTCTCCAAGCAACCAGGCAGATCAG TCCAGCTGCTCAAGTCCACTGATCTGGGTCGTCACAGCCTGCTCTACTTGAAGGAAATCGGACATGGCTGGTTTGGAAAG GTTCTGCTGGGGGAGGTGAATTCGGGGCTTAGCGCCATGCAAGTGGTGGTGAAGGAACTAAAGACGAGCGCCAGTGTGCAGGACCAGATGCAGTTCCTTGAGGAGGCCCAGCCTTAtcg CACCCTGCAGCACCCAGCTCTCCTGCAGTGTTTGGCACAGTGCACCGAGGTCACACCCTACCTGCTGGTGATGGAGTTCTGCCCACTG GGTGACCTGAAAGGCTACCTCCTCAGTTGCCGGGCTGCTGACTCCATGACCCCTGACCCCTTGATGCTCCAGCGGATGGCATGTGAGATTACGTCTGGACTTCTGCATCTCCACAAACACAATTTCATCCATAG TGACCTTGCCCTGAGGAACTGTATGCTAACTGCCGAAGCCACCGTGAAGATCGGAGATTATGGGCTCTCACATAACAAATACAAG GAAGACTACTTCGTAACGTCGGACCAGCTGTGGGTGCCTCTGCGCTGGATCGCTCCCGAGCTTGTCGACGAGGTCCACGGCAACCTGCTGGTTGTAGATCAGACCAAGCCTGGCAACATATG GTCCCTGGGGGTGACGGTCTGGGAGCTGTTCGAGCTGGGGAACCAGCCATACCGGCAGTACTCGGACAGGCAGGTGCTCACCTATGCTGTGAAGGAGCAGCAGCTAAAGCTGCCCAAGCCGCTGCTGAAGGTGCCCCTTTCTGATCGCTG GTATGAGGTGATGCAGTTCTGCTGGTTGCAGCCAGATCAGAGGCCTACAGCAGAAGAGGTACACCTGCTGCTCAGCTACCTGTGCGCCAAAGGCGCGAGTGAAGCCGAGGAAGACTTCGAGAAGCGCTGGAACTCCATGCGGCCCAACAATAGTCATTGTGCCGGCCTCGCTGGGGGCCTgcccccatcctgctcctcatcCTCCTTCCCACTGCTTGAACGATTCTCAATGGGCGACAGCTACCAGCCTGAGCCTGGTGATGATGTCCTGACAGTCACCGAGACCCGTCACGGACTCAACTTTGAGTACAAGTGGGAGCAGGCTCGGCATGAGCTGCCCTACCGCTCATCCTCCACCAGCGGGCCCCTAGGTCAGGGTAATCCTCACTACCAGGACATCTACTATCCCTCTGTTGGCAGCTGTGGGGCAGATGGGCTCACACTTGGGGTCTCACCATCCTACTACGACTCGAAGCAGCTACACACTCCTGGAGTGGTTCCTGTGCTGAGTGCACACAGCCCATCAATGAGCAGCGAGTATTACATTCGCATTGAGGAGCCTGTGGACTGCCACATTGACAGAAACTATACAGTATGCCCCTATAGCCCTGGATTTGAAGGCAGTGCTGATGGGGGCTTTGTGGTTGGGAGTGGTGAGGCAGTAGGCTGCATAAATTGtccctcagaggctcagcccagCTCCTTTTGGTCAACGGACATTCACAAAGCAAGCGCCTATGACTCAGACAATAGTCCAGCGATCTCCCTGACCATGGAACCCCTTTTAGGCCAGGTGTGCAGCCCCATGCAACCCTGGGAGTCAGGACACTATGTGTCCTACAAGGATAGGGATGGTGGATACTACTATGACCCTTCTCCCTCCATGGAGATGGACCACTATTTGATGGAGGACAACGTGGAGCCCCAGGAGGAGAGCTGGGGATCCCGAAGCCTACGTCAGGCATTGGGTGAGCTGGAGAATCCACTCGGTATCTCACCTTCTCTGAGTGATCCTAGGCAGGGGTATGGTGACCCCTGCATGGCAGGTGAGTGCTACTATGACATGATGGGTTCCCTGAGGAAGACCATGCCCCGGCCCCACTCTGTCAGCATTGGTCCAGAGGGCCCCCTTTTCAGGGACAGACGGGATAGTGACCTGGAAGAAGACGACCTGTTTGTAGAGAGGGAGGCCAGAAGCTGGGTCTCAAACCACTCCGCTAACAACAACAGCTTGAACTTCTCCCGGAGGCCAGTGAGGTGCAGCCAGGACACCTACGTGGATTACCATTATACCATGCCTTCTACCGATGTGGAGGATTTGTGGCCGCAGATGGACATCAAAGAGAAGTCAATGTTCCAATCCAATAATTCTCTCTGCTACCCAGAGACTATGAGAAATAATGCGGGTTGCCTTACCCTCAGCAAACACCACTCACTTATCAATCCCAGGGAGTGTAATATTTGTGTATACCCATGCCACAAAGGCAGGGAGGATCCAATATCACCAGTCAGGTACTGCCAGACTGTGGATAGTCCACAGTCCGTCGATCCCCTGTCTGGTACACTTGTCAGAAACTATGGCATCAGTAACTACATCAGAGATAAGAAAAGTGAACCACCCCATGCAGACAAAGCGAAAAGTCTGTCTAACTTACCTACATCCCTTACTGGAGAATGTGTTTTATCACAATCCCAGATGTCAGATATGAACAGAACCCCTATTCTTCTGGAGCACTCAGAGCACCAAACCGGTCTTGGTGGAGAAATTTTGGGGAAAAAGGGTGTGGAGCAAGAAGTGTCATCTCTGACAGGTGTTAAATTCAAGATTCAGACCGTCCATATTGCGGCAGAGAAGGCCACCTCGCCAGACCCAGTGTCAGACAGCAGTCGGCTTGCGGACAGCGGTGTTGAGAGGGGATGCTCCAGCATCAGCCTTGTGGACATCGATGACTGCAGTGATGAAGATATCACAGACGTTACCTCGGGAATTTTTGTAGACTTTATAATGGATTGCGCAGATTCGGGAAATGCTCCAGCCGGCTTAAAAAATCCCCAGGACCCGGCGGAAACCCCAGATTCTGTTGATTCCATTGATTTACCGTCTACTGCTGAGTCATGCGATGCCTTAAGCCCTGCTTCTTTTGATACCTCCAGCCCACCTAAAGCCCATGACAGTGGCTATGACACTGAGAACAATGAATCCCCAGAGTTTGTTATGAAGGAACCTCTTGAGCCACGGGACCCTGAAGGGTTTTCCCAGTCTCTAGGGAAGACATCTTTGTGTGGAAACCTAGCCCCAGGAGTCACTGAAGCCAAAGTGGTCTCACAGGCTGAAATGGATGACAGTGCAATTCCACTTGTTTCAATGACCAACAGGACAGAGCTTGACCTTACAAGCCTATGTGAGAAAAACACATATAGGGATTCTGCCTATTTCTCTGACTATGATACAGAAAATGAGCGATTTTCCCAGGATAAGGAAGACAACCTTATGGACAAACTGGATTCCGATGACTTGGTACAAAAGGAAGATGGTAACAAGTCCCCCAAAAAACCTATGGAGAAAGAGAGCTTGAAACCTTTGCATTTAGAAAAAGATGAAGGAGACTGGAAGAATAATGAAGAGGATCACAGTGAAATTGATGTGGATGTTAAGAAGCTTTCCCCCCAACGAGAGTTCTCAGAGACCAAAGTATGTGGCTCCTCCTCAGAACCCATGTTCTCCATGCTCTCCCCATCTCCACCTGAAATGGGGGGTTGCCTGACAAAGGAATCTTCCCAAGATGAAGGCTTAGGGTTGGATTCTGAAAACCCTGGGGAGGAAGCATCCTCTGagtcctcttcctccacagtttCTGAAGGGACATCTGTCCAGCAACAGCCCTCAACTTCAGGAGATGGAGGTAAAGAATCTGGGGGTGCTGAGGACTCCCTGGCAGAACCCCTCATCTCTGACTCTGCCAGCACAGACAGCAATACGGAGATACCCGCAGAGTTCAGCGATGACAAGACAGAGCCAGTAGAGTGTGGGCATCTCCAGGAGGAGGAAAAGGGGCAAGATAGCATCTGTTCCAGACCCATAAGTGAAGATCAGGAAGCCCAGGCTGCAGACACAGAGTCAGACGGTCTAATGGATATTGCTAAATGTCCCTCATCTCCTCCTCCACCCCTGCCTCCAATTGAGAGCAGGATTTCACCAGGTGATGGGGAGGAAGCTGATTCAGAAGACAGCGAGGAATCAGATGAGGAGCTGCGCTGCTACAATGTCCAGGAgcagagtgaggagagtgaggagGAGTCCTCAACTGTGCCTGTTGTGGTGATGGACTGCAGTGATGCTTGCCACCTCCGCAGCCTCCTCAAGATGCCCACCCTGCTGACAGAGGCCTTCAGTGACGAATTTGACCGCAAGAAGAAGGCTGTTTCCTTCTTTGATGATGTCACAGTGTTCCTTTTCGATCAG GAGAGCCCGACCCGGGAGCTGGCAGAGCATGGCTTCCCCCCCGGAGCGGAGTCCTGCGGGCAGGGCTCAGAAGCCACGGAGCCACGCCCCCAGGAAAAGATCAATGCCAGCTCTGATGACTCCTCAGATGGGAACATCTCAGAAGAGA GTGCAGGTTTTGAGTGGGAAGATGACTTCCCTTTGCTGCCCAATGCCTCTTCTGTGGTGGCTGCAAGAAGCACCCCAGAGAAGCCATCAGCCCCCAGGCAGTCTGCTGTTCCTCCGGAGCCCAAGCCAGCAGTGCAGTTCTCTCGCTTCACTGTCTCCCCTTCCTTGGTCTCCCGCTTCTCCATCACGCACGTATCCGACTCCGACATCGAATCTGCAGGAGGTCTGTCTCCTTTTCACACAAATGTCACTCTTCGCATTGACAATGAGACAAGCCAGTCATGCTACCAAAATTTACCTGCATAA